The genomic stretch CAACTCCACCCCCCATTGCGGCCCGGCCAGGGCCACAAACAGAAAGGCCAGGCCAGAGAGCAGCAGGACGCCCTGGAGCCGCCGCCGGGCCGCGGTCTCGGCAGGGATCAGCCGCGATAGCAACCCCGGGTCGCCCAGGGCTTGGGCTATCGCCCGGCGGCGGGCCGCGGCCCAGAAGTGCAGCGCCGCCGCGGCTCCTACCGCCAGCGCCATCCAAAGCAGATACAGCGGGTTTCTCAACATGGATGCTAGGTGCCGGGCTTTGACTTTTGTTCTATTGAACTTTCCTTAGAGATAAAAGTCAAAGCCTGGCACCTGTTCGAAAATCTCCCACGCCGGTCTCTTGCCGGATTCACGGCCACCTCAGGAGCAGGCCTTGCGACAAGGCGGCTTCAAGCAGGAGGAGCAGGGCCGCGGCCAGCACCGGCAGGCCGTAGAGGTCCGCTCGGGAGACGATCTCGGGCAGCTTGACCTTGGTCTTCTCCAGCCTGTCGATCTCGGAGTAGATGGAGCGCAGTTCGGAGAGGCTTGTGGCGCGCCAGTATTTCCCGCCGCTGAGTCGCGCCACCTCGAGCAGGCCTTCTTCGTCGAGGTCGTCGCTGATGCGGACCATGACCCGGCCGAGGTTCGGGTCGTCTACGGGCATGAGGCTTTCCCCCCGCTTGGCCGTGCCGATGGCGTAGATCTTGACGCCCAGCGCCGCCGCGGTCTTGGCCGCGGTCACCGCGTCGAGGCCCACGTTGCCGCGGCCGTCGGTCAGCAGTATGATGATCTTGGTCTTGGCCTTGCCGGCCTTGAGGTGGTTGAGCGCGGAGATGATGCCTTCGCCGAGGGCCGTGCCATCCGCGCCGGTCATCCCGGCGCTGAGGCCCTGGATGCGCTCGATGAGGGCATCGTAATCGAGCGTCAGGGGACAGGCCAGCATGGGGGCGCCGCCGAAGACCACCATCCCGATGCGGTCCTCGACGCGGCCGCGCACGAAGCGCGCGGCCGTGTCCTTGGCCGCTTCGACCCGGCTCAGCGGCTGGAAGTCGAGCGCATTCATGGAGAGCGAGGTGTCCAGGGCGAGCATCATGTCGATGCCTTCGCCCCACCCTTGCAACTGGCGGGTCACCTTCTGGGGCCTGGCGAGGCCCACGCAGACCAGGAGCAAGGCCAGCAGGCGCAGGCCCAGGGGCAGCCAGCGCGCCAGCAGCGGCCGCAGCGACGGCTCCGCCGCGAAGGCTCCGAGCGCCGGGTAGGGGAGCGTGGGCCGGTTGTCGGGCTCCAGGCGCGCCGCCGCCCACCAGGCCGCGGCCAGGGCCGGGAGGACGCCCAGCAGCATCCAGGGATGGGCGAACCTCATGGTCGGCCG from Elusimicrobiota bacterium encodes the following:
- a CDS encoding VWA domain-containing protein; protein product: MRFAHPWMLLGVLPALAAAWWAAARLEPDNRPTLPYPALGAFAAEPSLRPLLARWLPLGLRLLALLLVCVGLARPQKVTRQLQGWGEGIDMMLALDTSLSMNALDFQPLSRVEAAKDTAARFVRGRVEDRIGMVVFGGAPMLACPLTLDYDALIERIQGLSAGMTGADGTALGEGIISALNHLKAGKAKTKIIILLTDGRGNVGLDAVTAAKTAAALGVKIYAIGTAKRGESLMPVDDPNLGRVMVRISDDLDEEGLLEVARLSGGKYWRATSLSELRSIYSEIDRLEKTKVKLPEIVSRADLYGLPVLAAALLLLLEAALSQGLLLRWP